Within the Hippoglossus stenolepis isolate QCI-W04-F060 chromosome 2, HSTE1.2, whole genome shotgun sequence genome, the region GACTCTGTGTTATGTGGAGATTTATGGGgattaatgtaaatgttatatATTACACAGGCCCATGTGATATTACTTTTGTCTCAGCCACACATGAATCATTAGAGGACTCACTTCTGTCCTGTCATAAATGTACTACATGAGCTCTTcctaaaataaaagtgttgttttGTAACTCAATGGCTTATGCACATCCACTGATAACAAATAGAACATGATACTGCACGTGATAACAATATAAactggatttagttttttgcttCTTTAATGGTAGTTGAACTTTAAATCTCAGCACTTACATGAACCTTCAGAGATATTTTAGCACATTATCTGCtgataaaacaaagacaaatcttTGTTTCTTGAATGGAGGAACTGGTCAGGTTGTGATATGGGCATACGTATATGCTTTCTCAGGACAAACAGGGTAACATACAGCTTATATTTATAGTAATGGGAAGACAATACCCTGCAAAGCAATAGTTGATATGCTTTGGACATACAAATTTGCATTTGAACATTGTTGTGGTCAAAAGGAACACAATAGTGCAGGGGACAACAATGATGATTTAAATGTAGATTATTAATATAATCTTTTGAACTTTGTAATTGTTGATAGATTCTGCTTAGTCAAGCTCATAGAGAAGAGTTTTTTTCTGATGCATCCAGGAGTCTTTGAAGTGTCTGTTGTTACTGCATCTCTTAACACGTGGCACTCTGACTGGACATAAACATAGACCTACATGTACTGGTCTTCCACATGCAGTTGTAAACTTGTCTTACTTTGTAGTTTACAGCTTTGTGGTTACATAGTCATCATTTTCTTATCACACTAGTGTAGTTACTAAATAGATACTTTATCTGTTTGCGactctgaaaaagaaaattgttggaccaatttaaaatacttcaattgttaacagacaaacaaataaagtttggtCAACTAAAAGTTATATTGATAAAATTGCtaactttcatttgaaaaaaaattagagttactatattataataatttgtgTGTTACCAATTGATGTACGTTTTTAAGTTGGTactacattttctcttttccagtaCAGCACatcaataataaattatatGACTGAATTTTAATGTACCAGGattgtcctttacattttctACGCTTACCAGTCAAACAATGAAGGAAAATTCCTGACATGAATGTCACACGCTGATAAGAAACCGTACCGGATGCTGACTGGTGACATTAATCCACCCAGTCAAATGACGTATGAGTGAtcatatgaaacaaaacaaacaataccaaggaggttatgattttcacccctgtccgtttgtttgttggttagtttgtatgtttgtttgttagtgagaTCACACCAAATAAAAACTGTACAGATTCCCACTTGGTGAAAACTTGCTAACAAGATGAGATATGGGTCAAGAaggaatccattacattttggagctgGTCTGGATCCTGGTGGCCGATGCAGGTTGggttatttttccactttctttaacattttgggaTAGGACATTTTTCTAAttctttgttgatttctcaaagaataattcaacgATCTCgataatgaaaaaacaatttaccctattaaggggactgatactTACGAATGTGTAATTTGGTGTAGATTCAAAAATCTGGATCGAGTGAATATAAATggggtttcataaggggactgttgggccttggcagaggtatgaactttactgagagccattctacTTAATATGGGAACCACTGCCTGTCTCCACAAGGGAAAAATCAGATTGAGAGTTGAAAGATATATAggttattaaaaatattttttcataaatatcCCTTGATAAAttttgacaaaagaaaatgctgaTTTCTTATATTAATTTGGAATTTAAAGCTTTATTCTGACCACATGTGCATCAATATAAATGATATTGAAGTCACGTATAGAACAGTGTCATTATCTGTGGAGTTGaacatctgtgttttgtttggactTTTTGGGGACTTTTTCTGAAAAGTGTAAAACGTTTTCTGTTGTGCGTGGAAAGATGTCTCAACTCACAGTAAGAATTCTCACATCCATACACAGTCCTTTCTGTAAAGGCTAGAACTGCTAGTTGCCCGGGGATTCTGAGGAGATCCCTGTCAACACAGCAACAATAACATCTAATAACTTgactgagaaaaacaagaggaactCTTTTCTGTTGTGCTAGCAAAGGTAATTACAAGGCTCAGCTCACTATAACTGGGGTGAAGTCTACTTGTCTGGCAGCCTTCATACCTGAAGAACTGCTTCTGTTGTTTATGCAACTCTCTactgtgtaaaatgtcagagcTCCACCgtaaacacagcagagccagGCCCTGACTCACTGTGCCTGCTCTTCAGCTAGCTGCATTAGCCATAGCAGCTTAGCAGGCGTGCTAACAGCTTCCCTGACAGCCCGGTGCGAGTTGGGGCTCATGTTTCACGACAGCACGGACAACGTGCTGTGCTAGGGGCCGTGTGTGCCGCGGAATAAGCGGGTACATTTCTAGCGGGGTGGTTTGCTAACTTAGCCCGCTGAAGCAGGGAGCGGCTAGGCTAGCAGCTCTGCGAGGGAGCGTTGTTTTGAAGAGCTCAGCCTTACCCGGTCCACCGCAGACTCGGTGGGGGTGACAGAGCCCACAGCGTGCAGGAACAGTCCCATTTTCAGAGCCCCGCACAGGCCTCTCATTCCTCCGACAAGTGGCTACAGCGGCGGTGGCGACACGAACATGTAACCGCTGTCGTACACAAACTGCGTCCGAGTAAATCCCCCCGCTAGTTGTCGGTGCCCGTCGCGCTGAGAGGCCGCTGCATGCGCCGCCTCCTCTGCGTACGAGACATTTCAGCGGGGCGCACGGTGCTGGCGCAACTGGTTGCTGTCGGTGCCACTGGCTCGTACAGCTGTTACACAAGCCGCTCCCCCCCTCCCGCAACACGGCCGCCCTGACTCCGTCTGTACGCAGGGTGTGGCGTGGTCACCTCAACCCGACCCATGTGCGCAACGTGACGGGCGTGCTGTTGCGTGGACTTACACTGGTTTTGCGGACTGGGCAGCTATTGGGGGGAGACTGTCCAATCAGGGGTCGGTGCGTCTTTAAGTGCGCGGCCCTGTTGACTTCCTGGTCCCCTcttctttaaagtttaaaacgCTGCCACATCCATCCTCGTGATCGGATGTTTAAATTCAAACTGAACTGTCTCTTGAATTCAGACTGGAGTTTGTAAAGACGAGGCCTCAATGAGCAGatgtaagaaaagaaaaggaaggcATAGGGAGATCTACTGTTCCCtttcaatatgttttattatcacCACTCAGAATAAAAATACACCACCAATCACTGCCTATGTTAAAATGTTGTCAAACAGTTCACTCAACTTGTAAAACCACATATTATTCCACTTTGCTCTACTTGTACCTGCTGATAATGatctcagccaaggaggttgcTTTCGCTCCTGTTTGTTTGgtgctttgtttttcaacaggattatgatgagaaaaaaataattaccagacagatttccacaaaacttggaagaatgagacatggaccaagaaaaaaaacatcccattTTGCGGTAGATAAGGACAAAGTggaggatccaggatttatttattaatttggtTTACTTTGTTTGAAAGTATGAgcgacagtttttttttttttgattttcgGGAATTTCCAAGTGATATTGATTTCACTGATATTGATGGAATTTCATCAATatttatccattcatccaaTATTTTTTCataggggagggggggggcacgCCTCCGCAGCAGCCGGGTTTGATTTCGACCTGCTAGTTAATCTATacgccaccccccccccccaaaaaaaaagaaatacttaCTTAATTTACTTACTAACTTACAcatatatagataaatatatacatactacaatttttaaaaaatactctAAATTACTTTTAAAGGCTATGGAATCCTCAACAAATTTCCCCTTCACTTATATATTGGACTCACAGTAGTGTCAGGACTGGACATCTCAGAAACCTTGGCATATACAACTGAAACAACCTGAGAGATGCAGTTAAgtcagtaaatatgtttttgagcTTGAACCTTTTTATAATAAAGGAGAATAATAGTGAGTAAAATTGCCATTCAAGGCAAACAGGGCTCTAATTTGATCTGTGGAGCAGCAAAAAATCCTTAAAATTGGTTGTTTGAGCATGATTGAGCTTTCTCATTGAttcatgattatttttctcTAAAATCCAACTTTGCATTGTGATTGACAAATGATCACCAGTCCCTTTCATTGGGCTCCCTGTACGGTATGCCTAAAAGACTGAATACATCCTTCTCTGTCGGTGTAGGAAGCGGAGTGCCGCCATACAACTTTAAAGTTCCCTGACGCACCACAGCTTTGTTCAGCGAGTGCTCACATAAGCTCATGTTTTTCGTCTTTGCCATGGCTCTCATTGAGCGGTTGAAGTGTGCCGACCCGGTGAAATACATGAGGGCACAGGCGAACTCGCCGTAGGGCACAACGATGACGTCCAGCCTGCGATGGCGGTGGCCGGGTCCTGGCAAACGGCACACACCCATGTATTTCTTCTGCTCTCCATTCTCCTCGTGGCTCACCAGGTCGTCTGTCAAAAACCCTGAGAGAAAGGACGTTTTAGTTTCTCTGAAGGAAATCCAACCTACGAATAAGACAGGAGAAAATCCCTTCCACCAAAAAAGAATGGAGCTTACCACTGTCATGGAGGCTCTGTAACACTTTGCTGAAAATGCCCTTGTGTGACTTGCCATCGGGGTGAGTTATGAGTATGTCTACATCTCCACATGTGGCTTTTCCTCGACGGTAGGAGCCACAGGCCATCGCCACTAGTCCTGGGTCTATAGCATGGGTGGCATCCCTCACCTGCACATaccaaaaagagacacaaaatagAGCCCAGCACGTAACCTAGACTGAAGGAGCCTTTCGAAATCTTCGGATTAATAACATACAACCAGTGTTTAATTTGTATGTTCTCTATTTTTTATAGAGTCCCTCCCGCTGGCGAACAGCAATGTTTTTACCTGTTCCCAGCCAAATACTGGGAGGTAGCATCACATATAATTTTGACAAGGCTGAGGGAGGACACATGCTTTAGTCATCTGCCTCGCGTGCGCTTTCAATCTGGCAGCtctgaaggaaaaagaaaatccagtaATACTATCTAAAAACAACTAGCATTGTGCTCAGTGCTGTAGAGCGAGCAGGTATCTGGCTACCTTAAGATGCAGCAAGTTTAAGAGTTACTTTTCCCCTTTGGGAAGCTCACTTCACTTTGTGAGAACATGGTCTGGTTTTCTCATCATCAAGCAGTCAAGGAAAACCGCTTCAAAGTTTTTCCTACTTTAAGTCCTCCAAATTTCTGTGGATTGAAGGTGGAATCTTTTTCAGAGATATCACATCTCTATGTACACGgctaaacacaacactgaaatgatgaaaatcaaatcaaacacatttcagtcatCATCACAAAACGTTGTATGTTTCGCGAGAAATGAAGATGCATTACCAATTTCTCTACGGCTGCCGCTTCTTCTCGGGGCATACGGTCCAGAAAGTCATCGTAGTGCTTGAGTCCTATTTTCTGAGTGTTGGTCAGGTGGGCTTTTGTGCGGATGTCCTCCAAAGTGCGAAATCCCTGataacaacaaatcaaacaatacATTTGATCCACATTATATATTAGacatttgcttcctgtcttCTTTTTGCCAAAGTTTCATTCATTAAATCACAATGAAAATGTGTAGCCCAGCTTCAATATTAAACCTTCGGAATTTAAGGTGTATTTAACAAAACCATatctactaaaaaaaaaaatcacactttCCAGCTTATTGTATAGTCATCTTTTTGTAAGACGTATTTCAAGATAACAAAAGCTTCCGCCGATGAAGCTAAGCTTTACTCAAATGAATTTTGAAGCTggtatttatattaatatttgagACTTCAGAAAACCTGATAACTACCATATAAGCAGAAATACTTTTAACACCTAATAGGAACAAACAATTTCTTACATTTGGATTTTAAAGAGCTGTGATGAGGTAAGTACTGAGCAGGGACAGTTTATGGTTTAAactatttctttttaatcatcTTTGAGACGCTTCTTCATCTAGAGTGGTTCCCAAGAACCACGGTGGCCTCTAGATTTATTAAAGGGGAGATAATTGGAACAATCAGGAGTCTTCCTCGAGCTCAGTAAGAGCGGTGACAAAGAACCTGATGGTTATTCTGGCTGAGCTCCAGAGATCCTGTGTGGAGATGGGAGAAACATCACTACAGCTTTACGACAGAGTGGCTCAATCTTCTCCTCAGACACGGGAAAGAACCTAAAGGACCCTTCTGGTCGGATGAAACCAAGACTGAACTATTAGATCTCAATTCTGGAGTAAACCAGCCAGGTGGTAGTAACAGGctgtggagaggggggggttcagcagcagtgacaggagGACAAATCTGAACAGAGCAAAGTACAGAGATATCCTTAATGAAATCCTGGTCCAGAATGTTCTGGACTTCACAGTGGGTCAAAGGTTCATCTTACAACAGGGCAATGACCATTAACACACAACCAAGACGAAGCAGGAGTGGAATGGGTGTACAAAGCTTGTTGTGTAATACCCAAGAGTACTAGAGGCTGTAAGTGCTGTCAAATATACAATTTCtaaaatttagtttttcaatgTGTCATTATTTAAAGTAAGCTGATGAGggaaacatttttatcaaaatgtgaaaagtgaagGGATCTGAACACTTTTTGGTATGCAATGTATATGGATTCAGCCGATTTATCAGACAGGGTTTGATCCAGAGTTTTAATCTACACAGCATTTCAGTTATCTGACACAGTGATGTCTGTAAAAATACAGACTTTTTTGTAAATTGACTTACCTTTATATGTGTAAGCACTCACATTACATAAACATgcctataatatatatatgtgcataCAAGCTCGTGTGTCTTACCTGTTGGTACCACAGTTGTGCGGTTTTAGCTCCCGCACCCCAAATGTTAGTGAAAAGTTCCAGTACTGGCACAGCCTCCCCAATGTGATCAATCTTCCGGAGATGTCCACTCTCCATAATCTCATCGATTTTGTCAGCCATTCGTTTTCCGATTCCGGGAATCTGACAAGCCTCCTGAACGAAGTGGGGGGAAacaaatttatataaaaattgTATATACAAAAATTATTCCAACACCTTGCAATAAAAAGTGTACTTAACTGTGATGCACCAAAAAGTACTTGCTCCGGTATATTTAACAACCACACAAATTACTGACAGCACCAACgacataataataaaagcatCTGCACTGCAGTACCTGATATGATGTAATAGGCTTGTGGTAACTCTTCAGTGCGTTGACAGCCTTGGAGTAGCCCAGCGCCCTCCACTTGTCCCCCTGGTGCGTGTAGGCCTTGGCCAGCACTTCTAGTTTGTCTGTGATGTGCTTGTTGAAGTTATTGCTTTTGGATTGAGAGGACTGGGCACAGACCCACTTTCCTGAGGCCGCCTTCTGAGCCGCAGGGTCCGGACCGGGGTCGAGGCTGGGGCCAGGCATCTCCTCTTTGGGGTGCTGGCCAGTGATGAGGGCTTTCAGGTCACTATGAGAGACGACATCTTCTTCTGCTCGCAATTCATCTTTAGTTTCTGGTCCAGTCTAATAGCaggaatttaaataaaactgagttAACGATCCAACACGCAGAGGCTTGTTGTTTTGTGCTTACTTTTGCACCAAATGATTACTGCTGGTTAACTCTATAAGAACCTATTaggacctggtattaacatccatcctgagagatccaatcacaagtggtcacctCTGAGTTcttctgttcacacctggcattacaAGCCGTGCTGAATGTGTCTCCTCGTGAtgggatctcacttccctgttatatatgcaaataatcccGTCATTTCAGTTCGTGGAAACTAAAGGATGTTGTTTTAACCCAGTCAGAGTTTACAGATGCATCCAATGACAATCTTAGTGTGTGTTACTCTGTGTTGCCGCAGGAGagtttgtgagagagaggatTCAGGAGAGGGTGAAATAATCTAGTGCGGCTctgctatgaagaaagattttaccaatATCAGAAAAGCATCTTATGACCTTGCAACCTACCATGTCTATAGTCTCCTCTTGCTTGGTTTGATGAGACATTGGTTCAACAAATGCTGCAGGTTTGACAATCGGCAACTCttctttaatattttcatgTTCTGTTTCAGGATCCCTAAAcagataaagaataaaaagataCAAGATTTAAGTCACAATAGATTTCAACTGTACATCCACTGTCTCTGTCTAGTCTATTGACAAGTTTAAGTCTACCTCATAAACTGGAAAAATCAAAGGACACAGATATATAAACATAAGAATTCTAGAACAAAAGAACAAATGGCTCATTTACCTCTTGGGTAAAAGAAGACTGTAGTTATCTACATCCAGGAGTTGTTTCTCACTGATGCACAGGCTCAACCAAGTGCATTTCACAAGTTGGACTCCAGAGGGCATACAATCCACTTTCAGTAGGCGCAGAGCCCTGTCACTGTCCATGTTGCCATCTACAACAACATGAGTGACAGTGGGACACAGTgaactctctgtctgtcctcc harbors:
- the poll gene encoding DNA polymerase lambda yields the protein METRHGIMKAFPRVKRAKVLQGKDAPPLKKKPDACDASGDTFNGVTVYILPAGIGSARCQIFQRQIQQNGGQTESSLCPTVTHVVVDGNMDSDRALRLLKVDCMPSGVQLVKCTWLSLCISEKQLLDVDNYSLLLPKRDPETEHENIKEELPIVKPAAFVEPMSHQTKQEETIDMTGPETKDELRAEEDVVSHSDLKALITGQHPKEEMPGPSLDPGPDPAAQKAASGKWVCAQSSQSKSNNFNKHITDKLEVLAKAYTHQGDKWRALGYSKAVNALKSYHKPITSYQEACQIPGIGKRMADKIDEIMESGHLRKIDHIGEAVPVLELFTNIWGAGAKTAQLWYQQGFRTLEDIRTKAHLTNTQKIGLKHYDDFLDRMPREEAAAVEKLVRDATHAIDPGLVAMACGSYRRGKATCGDVDILITHPDGKSHKGIFSKVLQSLHDSGFLTDDLVSHEENGEQKKYMGVCRLPGPGHRHRRLDVIVVPYGEFACALMYFTGSAHFNRSMRAMAKTKNMSLCEHSLNKAVVRQGTLKLYGGTPLPTPTEKDVFSLLGIPYREPNERDW